The following proteins come from a genomic window of Triticum aestivum cultivar Chinese Spring chromosome 6A, IWGSC CS RefSeq v2.1, whole genome shotgun sequence:
- the LOC123128607 gene encoding LRR receptor-like serine/threonine-protein kinase ER2, producing MPPPARRRSHSVPVTAALLAAALLVFAAGAGADDGRTLLEIKKSFHDADNALDDWSGDGASPGYCSWRGVLCDNVTFQVAALNLSGFNLGGEISPAIGDLKSVVSIDFQSSGLSGQIPDEIGDCSSLKMLNLSSNNLEGDIPFSISKLKHLENLILKNNQLVGVIPSTLSQLPNLKILDLAQNKLSGEIPRLIYWSEVLQYLGLRSNKLEGSLSPDMCQLTGLWYFDMKNNSLMGTIPDTIGNCTSFQVLDLSYNHLTGEIPFNIGFLQVATLSLQRNNFSGPIPTVIGLMQALAVLDLSLNQLSGPIPSILGNLTYTEKLYLQGNKLSGPIPPELGNLSALNYLDLNDNKLTGLIPPELGKLTALYDVNLANNELEGMIPGNISSCTSLVSFNAYGNKLNGTIPRSLHKLQSMTYLNLSSNYLNGAIPTELARMINLDVLDLSCNKIAGSIPSAVGSLEHLLRLNLSKNNLVGHIPAEFANLRSITEIDLSYNHINGFIPRELGMLQNLILLKLESNNMTGDVSSLTNCFSLNVLNISYNNLAGVVPTDNNFSRFSPDSFLGNPGLCGSWRGSSCPSSSHAKRFSVSRAVILGIAIGGLAILLLILAAACWPHSPAVSTDFSVSKQEIHAVLSSNVPPKLVILHMNMALHVYDDIMRMTENLSEKYIIGYGASSTVYKCVLKNCKPVAIKKLYAHYPQSVKEFETELETIGSIKHRNLVSLQAYSLSPAGNLLFYEYMESGSLWDVLHAPSSKKTKLDWEARLQIALGTAQGLAYLHHDCSPRIIHRDVKSKNILLDKDYVAHLADFGIAKSVCISKTHTSTYVMGTIGYIDPEYARTSRLNEKSDVYSYGVVLLELLTGKKPVDNECNLHHLILSKAADNTVMEMVDPDITATCKDLGEVKRMFQLALLCSKRQPSDRPTMHDVVHVLSCLVCPEAPPKPAQPPASPQSSTAPSYVNEYVSLRSGSALSCANSSSASDAELFLKFGEAISQNTE from the exons ATGCCGCCTCCCGCTCGCCGCCGCTCCCACTCCGTCCCCGTGACCGCGGccctcctcgccgccgcgctcctcgTCTTCGCCGCCGGCGCGGGCGCCGACGACG GGCGGACGCTGCTGGAGATCAAGAAATCCTTCCACGATGCCGACAACGCGCTGGACGATTGGTCCGGCGACGGGGCGTCCCCGGGCTACTGCTCCTGGCGCGGCGTGCTCTGCGACAACGTCACCTTCCAAGTTGCAGCTCT CAACCTCTCAGGGTTCAATCTCGGCGGCGAAATCTCCCCGGCCATCGGGGATTTGAAGAGCGTCGTGTCAAT TGATTTTCAGTCCAGTGGACTTTCCGGGCAGATCCCTGATGAGATTGGTGATTGCTCCTCGCTTAAAATGTT GAACCTGTCCTCCAACAATCTGGAAGGAGACATACCCTTTTCCATATCTAAGCTGAAGCACCTTGAAAACTT GATATTGAAGAATAATCAGTTGGTGGGGGTGATCCCGTCGACACTCTCTCAGCTTCCAAATTTGAAGATATT GGACTTAGCTCAGAACAAGCTAAGCGGTGAAATTCCAAGGTTAATATACTGGAGTGAGGTTCTTCAATACTT GGGACTGCGaagcaataaattagaaggaagcCTCTCTCCAGATATGTGCCAATTGACTGGCTTGTGGTACTT TGACATGAAGAACAATAGCTTGATGGGCACAATACCAGATACCATTGGGAACTGTACGAGCTTTCAGGTCTT GGATTTGTCTTACAATCACCTTACTGGAGAAATCCCATTCAACATTGGTTTCCTGCAAGTGGCTACATT GTCTTTGCAAAGGAACAACTTCTCTGGCCCTATTCCAACAGTGATCGGCCTTATGCAGGCGCTTGCAGTGCT GGATCTGAGTCTTAACCAATTGTCTGGCCCAATACCATCTATACTTGGCAACTTGACATACACTGAAAAATT ATACCTGCAAGGCAATAAGCTATCTGGGCCAATACCACCAGAGCTTGGTAATTTGTCGGCGCTTAATTATTT GGACCTCAATGACAATAAACTGACTGGGCTCATTCCACCTGAGCTTGGAAAACTCACAGCCTTGTATGACGT GAATCTTGCAAATAATGAACTTGAGGGAATGATACCTGGTAATATAAGTTCATGCACAAGTCTTGTTAGCTT CAATGCTTATGGCAATAAATTGAATGGGACCATCCCACGTTCATTGCACAAGCTTCAGAGCATGACTTATTT GAATTTGTCATCTAATTATCTTAATGGAGCAATTCCCACTGAGCTAGCAAGAATGATAAACTTAGACGTACT GGATTTATCATGTAACAAGATCGCTGGTTCGATTCCTTCAGCAGTCGGCAGCTTAGAGCATCTTTTGAGACT TAACTTGAGCAAGAATAATCTGGTGGGACACATTCCTGCTGAGTTTGCAAACTTGAGGAGCATCACGGAGAT TGATTTGTCCTACAACCACATTAATGGTTTCATTCCTCGAGAGCTTGGAATGCTGCAAAATCTGATACTGTT AAAACTAGAGAGTAACAATATGACTGGGGATGTTTCTTCACTTACTAACTGCTTCAGTCTCAATGTCTT AAATATATCATACAACAACCTGGCTGGCGTTGTACCTACAGACAACAACTTTTCACGGTTTTCACCTGACAG CTTCCTGGGTAATCCTGGACTATGTGGCTCCTGGCGTGGTTCTTCATGCCCTTCCTCCAGTCATGCAAAGAGAT TCTCTGTCTCAAGGGCTGTCATTCTTGGTATTGCTATTGGCGGGCTTGCAATCCTGTTGTTGATCCTAGCAGCTGCTTGTTGGCCACACAGTCCAGCCGTTTCCACAGATTTCTCTGTAAGCAAACAAG AGATTCATGCTGTGTTATCGAGCAATGTTCCTCCCAAGCTTGTGATCCTCCACATGAATATGGCCCTCCATGTATATGACGATATAATGAGGATGACAGAAAATTTGAGCGAGAAATACATAATTGGGTACGGGGCATCTAGTACAGTTTATAAATGTGTTCTGAAGAACTGCAAGCCAGTGGCAATCAAAAAGCTATATGCTCACTACCCGCAGAGTGTAAAGGAATTTGAGACTGAGCTCGAGACAATTGGAAGTATCAAACACCGGAATCTTGTCAGCCTTCAGGCTTACTCGCTATCACCTGCTGGGAATCTTCTCTTCTACGAGTATATGGAAAGTGGCAGCCTCTGGGACGTTTTACATG CACCTTCGTCCAAGAAGACAAAACTGGACTGGGAGGCTAGACTCCAGATTGCTCTTGGCACTGCCCAAGGGCTGGCTTATCTTCACCATGACTGCAGCCCGCGAATAATTCACAGGGATGTAAAATCGAAGAATATCCTCCTGGACAAGGACTATGTGGCGCATCTTGCTGACTTTGGCATTGCCAAGAGCGTGTGCATCTCCAAGACCCACACATCAACCTATGTGATGGGCACAATTGGCTACATTGACCCTGAGTATGCGCGGACATCCCGCCTGAACGAGAAATCTGATGTGTACAGCTACGGCGTCGTCTTGCTCGAGCTGCTGACTGGGAAGAAGCCAGTTGACAATGAGTGCAACCTCCATCACCTG ATCCTATCCAAAGCCGCGGACAACACCGTGATGGAGATGGTCGACCCAGACATCACCGCCACATGCAAGGATCTCGGCGAGGTCAAGAGGATGTTCCAGCTGGCGctcctctgcagcaagcggcagcCGTCCGACCGACCGACGATGCACGACGTCGTGCACGTCCTCAGCTGCCTGGTCTGCCCAGAAGCGCCCCCGAAGCCGGCGCAGCCACCGGCGTCGCCCCAGTCGTCCACGGCCCCGAGCTACGTGAACGAGTACGTCAGCCTGAGAAGCGGCAGCGCCCTCTCCTGCGCCAACTCGTCGAGCGCGTCCGACGCGGAGCTCTTCCTCAAGTTCGGCGAGGCGATATCGCAGAACACAGAGTAG